One segment of Prosthecodimorpha staleyi DNA contains the following:
- a CDS encoding FMN-binding negative transcriptional regulator, with protein sequence MYRPPHFAVDDLPTQQALIRAHPLGLLVVAGPDGLTADPIPFLLDAGEGPLGRLRCHVARANPVWRVIGAGAEVLVVFQAAEGYVTPGWYETKKETGKVVPTWNYALVQVHGRARAIEDTDWLASQIADLTALQEAARPEPWAVDDAPAPFIAAQMRGIVGIEIPIARITGKWKVSQNRPEADRTGVAEGFEAQGAAAAVMAGLVRDFGRDRG encoded by the coding sequence ATGTACCGTCCGCCGCATTTCGCCGTCGACGACCTGCCGACCCAGCAGGCGCTGATCCGGGCGCATCCGCTCGGGCTTCTGGTCGTGGCCGGGCCGGACGGGCTGACCGCGGACCCGATTCCCTTCCTGCTCGATGCCGGGGAGGGGCCGTTGGGGCGGCTGCGCTGCCATGTGGCGCGGGCCAATCCGGTCTGGCGGGTGATCGGGGCGGGGGCCGAGGTGCTGGTCGTGTTCCAGGCGGCCGAGGGCTACGTGACGCCCGGCTGGTACGAGACCAAGAAGGAGACCGGCAAGGTCGTGCCGACCTGGAACTATGCGCTGGTCCAAGTCCACGGCCGCGCCCGGGCGATCGAGGACACCGACTGGCTCGCCAGCCAGATCGCCGACCTGACCGCCCTGCAGGAGGCGGCGCGGCCGGAGCCCTGGGCGGTCGACGATGCGCCGGCACCGTTCATCGCGGCGCAGATGCGCGGCATCGTCGGGATCGAGATCCCGATCGCGCGCATCACCGGCAAGTGGAAGGTCAGCCAGAACCGCCCGGAAGCCGACCGCACCGGCGTCGCCGAGGGGTTCGAGGCGCAGGGCGCGGCGGCGGCGGTGATGGCCGGTCTGGTCCGCGATTTCGGCCGCGACCGCGGCTGA